The Drosophila innubila isolate TH190305 chromosome 3R unlocalized genomic scaffold, UK_Dinn_1.0 2_E_3R, whole genome shotgun sequence genome has a segment encoding these proteins:
- the LOC117791594 gene encoding SRA stem-loop-interacting RNA-binding protein, mitochondrial, protein MSSNVARNSYKLFVGNLPWTISGKELRTYFSRFGHVANAEVVFDKQMGLSKYYGFVIFSQRDAYNSASNQNTHFLEGRVLNVQRANENT, encoded by the coding sequence ATGTCCAGCAACGTTGCGCGCAACAGCTACAAGCTCTTTGTTGGAAATCTACCATGGACCATCAGTGGCAAGGAGTTGCGGACTTACTTTTCCCGCTTTGGCCATGTGGCCAATGCCGAAGTTGTCTTTGATAAGCAGATGGGACTCTCGAAATACTACGGCTTCGTGATCTTCAGCCAGCGGGACGCCTACAATAGTGCCAGTAATCAGAACACACACTTTTTAGAGGGTCGCGTGCTCAATGTACAGCGAGCCAATGAAAATACATAG
- the LOC117791593 gene encoding dihydroorotate dehydrogenase (quinone), mitochondrial, whose product MQKMQKYSKLRSLGVVTAGATALCFGITVYQNQDHLIRTFVMPAVRLLPAETSHNLAVWACKYRLYPASDYMDDMNLHNSFFGRLISNPIGIAAGFDKNGEAICGLKDLGFGFIEIGSVTPLAQDGNPKPRVFRLINDRAIINRYGFNSDGHEVVAERLRKLREREDFNAVIGVNLGRNRDTQTPVNDYVAGVRTFGPVADYLVVNVSSPNTHGLRDLQSKAKLTELLVAVNNARADLKNYEKVPVLLKLSPDLDLDDMKDIVEVLNKKQCRVDGLIVSNTTVARDNITDIKFVNEMGGLSGEPLRARSTMLIAQMYALTKGNIPIIGVGGVSSGQDAFEKIEAGASFVQIYTALAYEGPDVVDRIKEQLSSKLNERGFSNVRAAVGSNYKQYLPSK is encoded by the coding sequence ATCAGGATCATCTAATCCGCACATTTGTTATGCCGGCTGTGCGTTTATTGCCGGCGGAGACCAGCCACAATTTGGCCGTGTGGGCGTGCAAATATCGCCTTTATCCCGCCTCGGACTACATGGATGACATGAATTTGCATAACTCGTTTTTTGGCCGGCTTATTAGCAATCCCATTGGCATAGCAGCTGGTTTTGATAAAAACGGCGAAGCTATTTGTGGTTTGAAGGATTTGGGATTCGGTTTCATTGAAATTGGCAGCGTGACGCCGTTGGCGCAGGATGGAAATCCTAAGCCGCGTGTTTTCCGACTGATCAATGATCGGGCGATTATTAACCGCTATGGCTTCAATAGCGATGGCCACGAAGTGGTGGCTGAGCGTCTACGCAAATTGCGAGAACGGGAGGATTTCAATGCCGTCATTGGTGTCAATTTGGGACGCAATCGGGACACTCAAACGCCAGTCAACGATTACGTAGCGGGCGTCAGGACATTTGGTCCCGTTGCCGACTATCTGGTTGTGAATGTGAGCAGTCCCAATACCCATGGACTCCGGGATTTACAGAGCAAAGCCAAGTTGACGGAACTCCTGGTGGCTGTGAATAATGCACGTGCCGACCTCAAGAATTATGAAAAGGTACCCGTTCTGTTGAAGCTATCGCCAGATCTGGATTTGGATGACATGAAGGATATCGTAGAGGTCCTTAACAAAAAGCAATGCCGCGTCGATGGCTTGATTGTGTCCAACACGACCGTGGCACGCGATAATATCACAGACATTAAGTTTGTCAACGAGATGGGAGGCTTAAGTGGCGAACCACTGCGGGCACGATCCACCATGCTGATTGCCCAGATGTACGCATTGACCAAGGGTAACATTCCCATCATTGGCGTCGGTGGTGTCTCCTCTGGCCAGGATGCCTTCGAGAAAATCGAAGCGGGCGCATCCTTTGTACAAATCTACACGGCACTTGCGTACGAGGGACCCGATGTAGTCGATCGTATTAAGGAGCAGCTATCCTCGAAGCTTAACGAGCGTGGCTTTTCCAATGTCCGGGCCGCTGTTGGTTCAAACTACAAGCAATATTTACCCTCGAAATGA